The genomic window GCGACCGGCCCGGCGAGCAGGCCGAAGGGCGCGAGGCAGGCACCGGCCAGCCCGCCGTAGCGGCGGCCGACGACCACCGCCAGATTGACCACGTTCGGCCCGGGCAGGAACTGGCACAGCCCCAGCTGCTGGTTGAATTCCTCGGCCGTCAGCCAGCGGCTGGTGTCGACCAGATAGTGCCGCGCGAACGGCAGCACGCCGCCGAAGCCGGACAGGCCGATCCTCGAGAAGCCGAAAAAAAGCGCCGCGAGCGAAACCGCCGGCGGCGCCTGCTTTTCGCCGACCACGCTCAGTCGAGCCGGAACTCGGCCGACTTGGCGTGCGCCGGCAGGCCTTCGCCGTGCGCCAGCGTCGAGGCGATGCGGCCGAGCGTCTGCGCGCCGGTTTTCGACACGCGGATCAGGCTGGAGCGCTTCTGGAAATCGTAGACGCCGAGCGGCGACGAGAAGCGCGCCGAGCCGGAGGTCGGCAGCACGTGGTTCGGGCCGGCGCAGTAGTCGCCGAGCGATTCCGAGGTGTACGGGCCGATGAAGATGGCGCCGGCGTGGCGGATCTTCGGCACCCACTGTTCGGCGTCGGCGATCGAGAGTTCGAGGTGCTCGGGCGCGATGCGGTTGGCGATGGCGCAGGCTTCCTCCATGTCGCGCACCTGGATCAGCGCGCCGCGGCCGGAGAGCGAGGCCTCGATCACCGCACGGCGCGGCATCGTCGGCAGCAGCTTCTCGATCGAAGCCGCGACGCGGTCGAGGTAGGCGCCGTCCGGGCAGACGAGGATGGACTGCGCCAGTTCGTCGTGCTCGGCCTGCGAGAAGAGGTCCATCGCCACCCAGTCCGGGTCGGTCGAGCCGTCGCAGACGACGAGGATTTCCGACGGGCCGGCGACCATATCGATGCCGACGATGCCGAAGACGCGGCGCTTGGCGGCGGCGACGTAGGCGTTGCCCGGGCCGACGATCTTGTCCACCTGCGGCACGGTCGCGGTGCCGTAGGCGAGCGCACCGACGGCCTGCGCACCGCCGATGCAGAACACGCGGTCGACGCCGGCCAGCGCGGCGGCGGCCAGCACCAGCTTGTTGTGCTCGCCGTCCGGCGTGGGCACGACCATGATCAGCTCACCGACGCCGGCGACGTGCGCCGGAATCGCGTTCATCAGCACCGACGACGGATAGGCGGCCTTGCCGCCCGGCACGTAGAGGCCGACGCGGTCGAGCGGCGTCACCTTCTGGCCGAGCAGCGTGCCGTCGGCCTCCTCGTACTGCCAGCCCTGCAGCGGCTGCTTCTCGTGGTAGGCGCGCACGCGTGCGGCAGCAGCTTCGAGCGCAGCACGGCGCTCGGCCGGCAGGCTGGCCAGCGCCGCTTCGAGTTCGGCGCGCGACAGCTCCAACTCGGCCATGCTCTTCGCCGACAGGCGGTCGAAGCGGTTGGTGTATTCGATCACCGCCGCGTCGCCGCGCTTCTTGACGTCGGCGAGGATGGCGGCGACGGTCTGTTCGATCCTGTCGTCCTGCGCGC from Azospira restricta includes these protein-coding regions:
- a CDS encoding chromate transporter, which gives rise to MVGEKQAPPAVSLAALFFGFSRIGLSGFGGVLPFARHYLVDTSRWLTAEEFNQQLGLCQFLPGPNVVNLAVVVGRRYGGLAGACLAPFGLLAGPVAIVLLLALLYDAYGALPQAQAMLRGIAAAGSGLLFAMAFRMALAIKRKPFFLPFTALVFVAVALLRWPLPAVMLAGVALSGAVAYGLLKKEGA
- the hisD gene encoding histidinol dehydrogenase; its protein translation is MTMVAIKRLNSADAGFTVALDELLAFEGAQDDRIEQTVAAILADVKKRGDAAVIEYTNRFDRLSAKSMAELELSRAELEAALASLPAERRAALEAAAARVRAYHEKQPLQGWQYEEADGTLLGQKVTPLDRVGLYVPGGKAAYPSSVLMNAIPAHVAGVGELIMVVPTPDGEHNKLVLAAAALAGVDRVFCIGGAQAVGALAYGTATVPQVDKIVGPGNAYVAAAKRRVFGIVGIDMVAGPSEILVVCDGSTDPDWVAMDLFSQAEHDELAQSILVCPDGAYLDRVAASIEKLLPTMPRRAVIEASLSGRGALIQVRDMEEACAIANRIAPEHLELSIADAEQWVPKIRHAGAIFIGPYTSESLGDYCAGPNHVLPTSGSARFSSPLGVYDFQKRSSLIRVSKTGAQTLGRIASTLAHGEGLPAHAKSAEFRLD